The following are encoded together in the Mycoplasma zalophi genome:
- the rplB gene encoding 50S ribosomal protein L2 — protein MAIKHYKPTSNGRRNMSSLDYKNNLSGHKPEKSLLVPLKKHAGRNHSGIITTRHHGGGNKRKYRLIDFKRNKDNIEAVVKTIEYDPNRSANISLLVYKDGEKRYILSPKGLNVGNVVVSGENVDIKVGNSLALKNIPDGTFVHNIELQPKQGGIIARSAGTSAQVLGKEENGRYVILRLKSGEVRKVLAECRATIGIVGNEEHSLVNIGKAGRNRHLGIRPTVRGSAMNPNDHPHGGGEGRQPIGRKSPLTPWGKKALGVKTRSTKKSSNKLIIRRRKANK, from the coding sequence ATGGCTATAAAACATTATAAGCCAACTTCTAATGGTAGACGTAATATGTCAAGCTTAGATTATAAAAATAATTTAAGTGGGCATAAACCAGAAAAATCACTACTAGTACCACTAAAAAAACATGCTGGTAGAAATCATAGTGGTATTATTACCACTCGTCACCATGGAGGTGGAAACAAAAGAAAATATCGTTTAATTGATTTTAAACGTAATAAAGATAACATCGAAGCTGTTGTAAAAACAATAGAATATGATCCAAACCGTAGTGCTAATATTTCATTATTAGTATATAAAGATGGAGAAAAACGTTACATTTTATCACCAAAAGGATTAAATGTAGGTAATGTTGTTGTTTCAGGAGAAAATGTTGATATTAAAGTAGGTAACTCTTTAGCATTAAAAAACATTCCTGATGGAACATTTGTTCACAATATAGAATTACAACCAAAACAAGGTGGAATTATTGCACGTAGTGCAGGAACAAGTGCACAAGTTTTAGGTAAAGAAGAAAACGGAAGATATGTAATTTTAAGACTAAAAAGTGGAGAAGTAAGAAAAGTATTAGCAGAATGTAGAGCAACAATTGGTATTGTAGGAAATGAAGAACACTCATTAGTTAATATAGGAAAAGCTGGACGTAATCGTCACTTAGGAATTAGACCAACAGTTCGTGGGTCAGCAATGAACCCTAACGATCACCCACATGGAGGAGGGGAAGGACGTCAACCAATCGGACGTAAATCACCACTTACACCATGAGGTAAAAAAGCTCTTGGAGTTAAAACACGTTCAACTAAGAAATCATCAAATAAATTAATTATCAGAAGAAGAAAGGCGAATAAATAA
- the rpsS gene encoding 30S ribosomal protein S19, translating to MARSLKKGPFVDEHLMKKVQAILDGKAPKKPIKTWSRRSTIFPDFIGLTFQVHNGKIFNDVFVTNDMVGHRLGEFSPTRTYTGHGADKGKKK from the coding sequence ATGGCTAGATCACTTAAAAAAGGTCCATTTGTAGATGAACATTTAATGAAAAAAGTTCAAGCTATTTTAGATGGTAAAGCACCTAAAAAACCAATTAAAACTTGAAGTCGTCGTTCAACAATTTTCCCAGATTTCATTGGACTAACATTCCAAGTACACAATGGTAAAATTTTTAATGATGTATTTGTTACAAACGATATGGTAGGACACAGATTAGGAGAATTCTCACCAACCCGTACATATACAGGACATGGTGCAGATAAAGGGAAGAAGAAATAA
- the rplV gene encoding 50S ribosomal protein L22 — protein sequence MNSAKASVKVQRISAYKARLVADLIRNKNTQEAISILQTTNKKATKIILKLLKSAIANATNNHGLDGQKLYISKILVNEGPTLKRYQPHSKGRAFPILKRTSHFYIEVSERN from the coding sequence ATGAATAGCGCAAAAGCAAGTGTAAAAGTTCAAAGAATTTCTGCTTACAAAGCAAGATTAGTAGCTGACCTTATCCGTAACAAAAATACTCAAGAAGCAATTTCTATATTACAAACAACAAACAAAAAAGCAACAAAAATAATTTTAAAATTATTAAAAAGTGCAATCGCTAATGCAACAAACAACCATGGATTAGATGGACAAAAATTATATATTTCAAAAATTCTAGTAAATGAAGGACCAACATTAAAACGTTATCAACCGCATTCAAAAGGTAGAGCATTTCCAATTTTAAAAAGAACAAGTCACTTCTACATTGAAGTAAGCGAAAGAAACTAA
- the rpsC gene encoding 30S ribosomal protein S3, with translation MGQKVNPNGFRYGISKDHNTNWYSDKAKYADQLIEDQKIYRFFDKLVRNYQIGNVQILRDQKEHVIVKVHTAKPGVILGTNGDNVKELTLKLKKYLRNRKINLNIEVVELKNPDLNAKLLAEGIAEKLENRGSFRLAQKFAIRLAMKAGAKGIKTAVSGRLNGVDMARKEGYNEGEMKLHTLRQDVDYATATARTTYGALGIKVWVSLGEKQLQGDKDVTTKKN, from the coding sequence ATGGGACAAAAAGTTAATCCAAATGGTTTTAGATACGGAATTTCTAAAGACCACAATACAAACTGATATTCAGATAAAGCAAAATACGCAGATCAATTAATTGAAGACCAAAAAATCTACCGTTTCTTTGACAAATTAGTTAGAAATTATCAAATCGGAAATGTACAAATTTTAAGAGATCAAAAAGAACATGTTATCGTTAAAGTTCACACAGCAAAACCTGGAGTTATTCTAGGAACAAACGGAGATAATGTTAAAGAATTAACACTAAAATTAAAAAAATATCTTCGTAATAGAAAAATTAATTTAAACATTGAAGTTGTTGAATTAAAAAATCCTGATTTAAATGCAAAATTATTAGCTGAAGGTATTGCAGAAAAATTAGAAAACCGTGGAAGCTTTAGATTAGCACAAAAATTTGCTATTCGTTTAGCTATGAAAGCTGGAGCTAAAGGTATTAAAACCGCAGTTTCAGGTCGTTTAAACGGTGTTGATATGGCACGTAAAGAAGGATATAATGAAGGTGAAATGAAACTTCATACCTTACGTCAAGATGTAGACTACGCAACTGCAACAGCAAGAACAACATACGGAGCTCTAGGAATTAAAGTTTGAGTATCATTGGGAGAAAAACAATTACAAGGAGATAAAGATGTTACAACCAAAAAGAACTAA
- the rplP gene encoding 50S ribosomal protein L16: MLQPKRTKHRKMFRIRHDKIKAGRGNKVSFGEFGLQAKTSAWVTARQIEAARIAITRRMGREGQVFIRIFPHMSKTSKPIGVRMGSGKGSPEEWVSVVKVDTMMFEVKGVSEAIAMDALRLGGHKLPVKWKIIKKEEGVN; this comes from the coding sequence ATGTTACAACCAAAAAGAACTAAACACCGTAAAATGTTTAGAATTCGTCACGACAAAATAAAAGCAGGACGTGGAAATAAAGTTTCATTTGGAGAATTTGGACTTCAAGCAAAAACAAGTGCTTGAGTAACTGCAAGACAAATCGAAGCAGCCCGTATCGCTATTACTCGTCGTATGGGACGTGAAGGACAAGTATTTATCAGAATTTTCCCACATATGTCAAAAACATCTAAACCTATTGGAGTTCGTATGGGTTCAGGTAAAGGTAGCCCAGAAGAATGAGTATCAGTAGTAAAAGTTGACACAATGATGTTTGAAGTTAAAGGTGTTAGCGAAGCTATTGCTATGGATGCATTACGTCTAGGTGGTCACAAACTACCAGTAAAATGAAAGATTATTAAAAAAGAAGAAGGAGTTAACTAA
- the rpmC gene encoding 50S ribosomal protein L29: MKYQDLKSKSIEELNNLVTDYKANLFTLRFKARTGQLEQNHKIKDIKRDIARVLTALNEKMSSGETK, translated from the coding sequence ATGAAATACCAAGATCTTAAATCAAAAAGTATTGAAGAATTAAATAATTTAGTTACTGACTATAAAGCTAATCTTTTTACATTACGTTTTAAAGCAAGAACAGGACAATTAGAACAAAACCACAAAATTAAAGATATCAAAAGAGATATTGCTCGTGTTTTAACAGCATTAAATGAAAAAATGTCATCAGGAGAAACAAAATAA
- the rpsQ gene encoding 30S ribosomal protein S17 yields MERTNNRKVLSGKVVSNKNDKTVIVLVETYIKHPKYNKRFKKSKRFAVHDENNQAKLNDIVKIQETRPLSKTKHFRLVEVLEQSQEGDE; encoded by the coding sequence ATGGAAAGAACAAATAACCGTAAGGTATTATCAGGAAAAGTTGTTTCAAATAAAAATGATAAAACAGTTATCGTTTTAGTTGAAACATATATTAAACACCCTAAATATAACAAACGTTTCAAAAAATCAAAACGTTTTGCAGTTCACGACGAAAACAATCAAGCTAAATTAAACGATATTGTAAAAATTCAAGAAACTCGTCCACTTTCAAAAACAAAGCACTTTAGATTAGTTGAAGTTTTAGAACAATCACAAGAAGGAGATGAATAA
- the rplN gene encoding 50S ribosomal protein L14, producing MIQELSRANVADNSGAKEVGIIRNLGGSVKKFSNIGDIVICSVKKAIPNGMVKEGQIVKAVVVRTRYGLQRSNGTYIRFDDNAVVIIKDDKTPRGTRVFGPVARELRDKGYLKIVSLAPEVL from the coding sequence ATGATACAAGAATTATCAAGAGCTAATGTTGCTGATAACTCAGGAGCAAAAGAAGTAGGAATTATTCGTAACCTAGGTGGATCTGTTAAAAAGTTTTCTAATATTGGAGATATCGTAATTTGTTCAGTTAAAAAAGCAATTCCTAATGGAATGGTTAAAGAAGGACAAATTGTTAAAGCTGTTGTTGTTAGAACTCGTTATGGTCTACAAAGATCAAATGGAACATATATTCGTTTCGATGATAATGCTGTAGTAATTATAAAAGATGATAAAACACCAAGAGGAACACGGGTATTTGGGCCTGTAGCACGTGAATTACGTGATAAAGGTTATCTAAAAATCGTTTCTTTAGCTCCGGAGGTATTATAA
- the rplX gene encoding 50S ribosomal protein L24, translating into MASQKIRKNDTVVVISGAYKGKVSTVLALDPKNNLVTLKDVNKKTKHIKPNQQNQDGGIEIKEFPIHISNVAILVKKGTASTPATYSRVGFSIDKNNKKQRVVKKTNKTF; encoded by the coding sequence ATGGCTAGTCAAAAAATTCGTAAAAACGATACAGTAGTTGTTATAAGTGGTGCTTATAAAGGTAAAGTTTCTACTGTTTTAGCTTTAGATCCAAAAAATAATTTAGTAACATTAAAAGACGTAAACAAAAAAACAAAACACATCAAACCAAATCAACAAAATCAAGACGGTGGAATTGAAATTAAAGAATTCCCAATTCATATCTCAAACGTTGCTATTTTAGTGAAAAAAGGTACAGCTTCAACACCTGCTACATATTCAAGAGTAGGATTTAGCATTGACAAAAACAACAAAAAACAAAGAGTTGTTAAAAAAACAAATAAAACATTTTAA
- the rplE gene encoding 50S ribosomal protein L5 gives MMNKLQQKYLEVTRKELQEKFNYKSSMQIPHIEKIVLNMTAGNEVTNSKAIEEVNNELMLISGQKPTQTVAKKSLASWKLREGMPMGSKVTLRREKMWSFLTKLLEVALPRVRDFRGVNPKSFDGRGNYAIGIKEEIIFPEISFDKVRKLKGLDVIIVTSAKTNEEAYALLKSLGMPFGKGE, from the coding sequence ATCATGAATAAATTACAACAAAAATATTTAGAAGTAACTAGAAAAGAACTTCAAGAAAAATTTAATTACAAAAGTTCAATGCAAATACCACACATCGAAAAAATAGTATTAAATATGACAGCAGGAAACGAAGTTACTAATTCAAAAGCAATCGAAGAAGTTAATAATGAATTAATGTTAATATCAGGACAAAAACCAACACAAACAGTTGCTAAAAAATCATTAGCAAGTTGAAAATTACGTGAAGGAATGCCGATGGGTTCAAAAGTTACTTTACGTAGAGAAAAAATGTGATCATTTTTAACAAAATTATTAGAAGTTGCATTACCTCGTGTAAGAGACTTCCGTGGAGTTAATCCAAAAAGTTTTGACGGTAGAGGAAACTACGCAATAGGAATAAAAGAAGAAATCATTTTCCCAGAAATTAGTTTCGATAAAGTAAGAAAGTTAAAAGGTTTAGACGTAATCATTGTAACAAGTGCAAAAACAAATGAAGAAGCATATGCACTTCTAAAAAGTTTAGGTATGCCTTTTGGTAAAGGAGAATAA
- a CDS encoding type Z 30S ribosomal protein S14 has protein sequence MAKKSLIVKSHKTPKFSTRAYTRCELCGRPHAVLRKYKICRICFRNLAHEGKLPGIKKASW, from the coding sequence ATGGCTAAAAAATCATTAATCGTTAAATCACATAAAACACCAAAATTCTCAACAAGAGCATATACACGTTGTGAATTATGTGGACGTCCACATGCAGTATTAAGAAAATATAAAATTTGCCGTATTTGCTTTAGAAATTTAGCACACGAAGGTAAATTACCAGGAATTAAGAAAGCGAGTTGATAA
- the rpsH gene encoding 30S ribosomal protein S8 encodes MITDPIADMFVRINNARARKMRDVIVPHSLKKVAILEIFKREGYIVDFKETMQDNHKHIVVSLKYKGFTGSQSVINGLKKVSKPGLKVYASAKTLPRVLSGYGTAIISTSKGLLTDKEARKENVGGEVIAFIW; translated from the coding sequence ATTATAACTGATCCAATAGCAGATATGTTTGTAAGAATTAACAATGCAAGAGCTCGTAAAATGAGAGATGTTATTGTTCCTCATTCACTTAAAAAAGTAGCTATTTTAGAAATTTTTAAACGTGAAGGATACATTGTTGATTTCAAAGAAACAATGCAAGATAACCACAAACATATTGTTGTATCATTAAAATATAAAGGTTTTACAGGTTCACAAAGTGTTATTAATGGACTTAAAAAAGTTTCAAAACCAGGACTTAAAGTTTATGCAAGTGCTAAAACACTTCCAAGAGTTTTAAGTGGATATGGAACTGCAATTATTTCAACATCAAAAGGTTTATTAACCGATAAAGAAGCTAGAAAGGAAAATGTAGGTGGAGAAGTAATCGCCTTCATTTGATAA
- the rplF gene encoding 50S ribosomal protein L6 → MSRVGKRILEIPANVEITITNNTAQVKGPKGTLEYTFNPLISVLVENNTVTTQRKNEEKHTKQLHGTTNSLLASMLKGVSEGFTKEIEIIGVGYKATQKGNQIEVIAGYSHPVLVDIPENLDVKVVKPTYITISGIDKQAVGQFAAILRDIRRPSPYSGKGIMYKGEKIRRKEGKTASK, encoded by the coding sequence ATGTCTAGAGTAGGAAAAAGAATTTTAGAAATACCTGCTAATGTTGAAATTACTATCACAAATAACACAGCACAAGTAAAAGGACCTAAAGGAACATTAGAATATACATTTAATCCATTAATCAGCGTTTTAGTTGAAAATAATACTGTAACAACTCAACGTAAAAATGAAGAAAAACATACTAAACAATTACACGGAACCACAAACTCTTTACTAGCATCAATGTTAAAAGGTGTTAGTGAAGGATTTACAAAAGAAATCGAAATTATCGGGGTTGGATACAAAGCAACTCAAAAGGGAAATCAAATCGAAGTTATTGCGGGATATAGTCACCCAGTATTAGTTGATATACCTGAAAACTTAGATGTTAAAGTTGTAAAACCAACTTACATTACTATTTCAGGAATTGATAAACAAGCTGTTGGTCAATTCGCAGCAATATTAAGAGATATTCGTCGTCCAAGTCCTTATTCAGGAAAAGGAATTATGTATAAAGGTGAAAAAATTCGTCGTAAAGAAGGGAAAACTGCTTCTAAATAA
- the rplR gene encoding 50S ribosomal protein L18, which yields MQKSRKDRRVTKHMKIRMHLQGTADVPRVTVFKSLHNFYAQLINDETHTTLAASSTKALSLTTNNIEAVKTVAKDFATKLKNKNVTKIVFDRSGYIYHGKVAAFAETLREEGINF from the coding sequence ATGCAAAAATCAAGAAAAGATAGACGTGTTACAAAACACATGAAAATTAGAATGCATTTACAAGGTACAGCTGATGTTCCACGTGTAACTGTATTTAAATCACTACACAATTTTTATGCACAATTAATAAATGACGAAACACATACAACTTTAGCAGCTTCATCAACAAAAGCATTATCTCTTACAACTAATAATATTGAAGCAGTCAAAACTGTAGCAAAAGATTTTGCAACAAAATTAAAAAACAAAAATGTTACAAAAATTGTTTTTGATCGTTCAGGATATATTTATCATGGTAAAGTGGCAGCATTTGCTGAAACACTACGTGAAGAAGGGATTAATTTCTAA
- the rpsE gene encoding 30S ribosomal protein S5, which translates to MTNNLEETQVLTNEETTKVVKNTHKNNFKAKENDQEKTEFRREKRPNSRFNKQDKDARRSTRRPREFNAVNSEFEEKVVNIARVTVVVKGGRRFSFSAYVSVGNKKGKIGFGHGKANEVQDAIKKAVKDAHKNIFEVPIVNGTIPHEMQAKFLASKVQLRPARKGAGIIASNTVRSVVELAGYTDISTKTYGSRNKQNIVYATIKALKNLKTAKEIAELRDIKVSDL; encoded by the coding sequence ATGACAAATAATTTAGAAGAAACTCAAGTTTTAACAAACGAAGAAACAACAAAAGTAGTTAAAAACACACACAAAAACAATTTTAAAGCAAAAGAAAATGATCAAGAAAAAACAGAATTTAGACGTGAAAAAAGACCAAATTCTCGTTTTAATAAACAAGATAAAGATGCAAGAAGATCAACAAGAAGACCTAGAGAATTTAACGCTGTAAATTCAGAATTTGAAGAAAAAGTTGTTAATATAGCTCGTGTTACTGTTGTTGTTAAAGGGGGAAGACGTTTTAGTTTTTCAGCTTATGTATCAGTTGGTAACAAAAAAGGAAAAATTGGATTTGGACACGGTAAAGCAAACGAAGTTCAAGATGCAATTAAAAAAGCAGTTAAAGATGCACATAAAAACATTTTTGAAGTTCCTATTGTTAATGGAACAATTCCTCATGAAATGCAAGCTAAGTTTTTAGCTTCTAAAGTTCAACTACGTCCTGCACGTAAAGGGGCTGGAATCATTGCTTCAAATACAGTGCGTAGCGTTGTAGAATTAGCGGGATATACAGACATCTCTACAAAAACTTACGGTTCAAGAAATAAACAAAATATTGTTTATGCAACAATTAAAGCCTTAAAAAACTTAAAAACAGCTAAAGAAATTGCTGAATTAAGAGATATTAAAGTAAGTGATTTATAG
- the rplO gene encoding 50S ribosomal protein L15 translates to MQKLNNLKYTEGARKDKHRVGRGHAAGKGKQAGRGQSGQTKRNNVRLGFEGGQNPWFRRLPKRGFKNVNHIEFQVVNLDQLEIKFEKNETVSFETLFNKGLIKHYDQPVKILGRGEITKPLVLTDIDKISKTAEDAIVKAGGKIEVE, encoded by the coding sequence ATGCAAAAATTAAATAATCTTAAATATACAGAAGGCGCAAGAAAAGATAAACACCGTGTAGGTAGAGGGCATGCTGCTGGTAAAGGGAAACAAGCTGGTAGAGGACAAAGTGGACAAACAAAACGTAACAATGTACGTCTAGGATTTGAAGGGGGACAAAACCCATGATTCAGACGTTTACCAAAAAGAGGATTTAAAAATGTAAATCATATTGAATTTCAAGTTGTTAATTTAGATCAACTAGAAATTAAATTTGAAAAAAATGAAACAGTAAGTTTCGAAACTTTATTTAATAAAGGTTTAATTAAACATTATGATCAACCTGTTAAAATTTTAGGACGTGGAGAAATTACAAAACCACTAGTTTTAACAGATATTGATAAAATTTCTAAAACAGCCGAAGACGCAATTGTTAAAGCTGGAGGAAAAATCGAGGTTGAATAA
- the secY gene encoding preprotein translocase subunit SecY gives MNKTTKDQKTQSQKLKKLSFDSRFVKFKNSYNDFWKNHDLIKKVIFTIFLLTIFVAAGTITIPGIHLVNQDKLNGGDFLGILNLVGGGGLRNFSVVALGISPFITASLIMMILQTKIFPPIYRLSQSGPQGRIKINIITRFATLIFAIIQAIVLTKALKNPKTGFGIRIISELDTNTYAYFILPLILIAGSLFALFLGELITNKGVGNGTSLIIFAGIASNLIPTFKNAFEFLVTSSKTESLVFKELINFSVYLISYSLVIFVVGYFYLAERHIPIQQVGAGLSKNEKELSYLPLKANPAGIMSVIFSLMVLSLPTMIAGLFNPATSSYYNWIYTNFQMTQPVGFFLFIVITFAFTLLMGLQQSKIDKISEDFAKSSTFIPGIRPGEQTEDYLITKILNLSYFSSIYLIIIGAMRYVEEMLHLPANIAFGGTGLMILVSVTIETLQQVQARYKTQELSRKRKKILHSLENGEEGDLLW, from the coding sequence ATGAACAAAACTACCAAAGATCAAAAAACTCAGTCTCAAAAACTAAAAAAATTAAGTTTTGATTCTAGGTTTGTTAAATTTAAGAATAGTTATAATGATTTTTGAAAAAATCATGATTTAATAAAAAAAGTAATTTTTACTATATTCTTATTAACTATCTTTGTAGCAGCAGGAACAATTACTATTCCTGGTATCCATTTAGTAAATCAAGATAAATTAAATGGAGGAGATTTTTTAGGAATCTTAAATTTAGTAGGTGGTGGAGGGCTTAGAAATTTTAGTGTTGTAGCTCTAGGAATTAGTCCATTTATTACCGCTAGTTTAATTATGATGATTTTACAAACTAAAATATTTCCACCAATATATAGACTAAGTCAATCCGGTCCCCAAGGACGAATCAAAATTAATATAATTACAAGATTCGCAACCTTAATATTTGCAATTATTCAAGCAATTGTGTTAACAAAAGCCTTAAAAAACCCCAAAACAGGGTTTGGGATCAGAATTATTAGTGAATTAGATACAAATACTTATGCTTATTTCATCTTACCTTTAATTTTAATAGCTGGAAGCTTGTTTGCATTATTTTTAGGTGAGTTAATAACAAATAAAGGTGTTGGAAATGGAACTAGTTTAATAATATTTGCAGGTATTGCTTCCAATTTAATTCCAACATTTAAAAATGCTTTTGAATTTCTTGTAACAAGTTCAAAAACAGAATCATTAGTATTTAAAGAATTAATTAACTTTAGTGTTTATTTAATTTCATATAGTTTAGTTATATTTGTTGTAGGGTATTTCTACTTAGCAGAAAGACACATCCCTATTCAACAAGTAGGAGCTGGTCTTTCTAAAAATGAAAAAGAATTATCTTATTTACCATTAAAAGCAAACCCTGCAGGTATTATGTCGGTAATTTTCTCATTGATGGTACTAAGTCTACCAACAATGATTGCTGGATTATTTAATCCTGCTACAAGTTCATATTACAATTGAATTTATACTAATTTTCAAATGACACAACCTGTTGGTTTCTTTCTATTTATTGTAATTACATTTGCATTTACTTTGCTAATGGGGTTACAACAATCAAAAATAGATAAAATTTCAGAAGACTTTGCAAAAAGCTCAACATTTATTCCTGGTATTAGACCAGGTGAACAAACTGAAGATTACTTAATTACAAAAATTTTAAATTTAAGTTATTTTTCAAGTATATATTTAATTATTATTGGTGCGATGCGTTATGTAGAAGAAATGCTACACCTACCAGCTAATATAGCTTTTGGGGGAACAGGGTTAATGATTTTGGTTTCAGTTACAATTGAAACATTACAACAAGTTCAAGCCCGTTACAAAACCCAAGAGTTATCAAGAAAACGTAAAAAAATTCTACATAGTCTTGAAAATGGAGAAGAAGGTGATTTATTATGATAA
- a CDS encoding adenylate kinase, with protein sequence MIKTYKDLNLIFLGAPGAGKGTVANQLVLNDEFIQVSTGEILREEIRNQTKLGLEAQAIMSRGDYVSDDIVNEIIKAKLNKLTSLNKHFILDGYPRTLAQVNFLESLEFTKIDYVILLNIEQDVILERLTNRRICQNCGATYHLISKKPQVENICDECKNPLIQRKDDQPDVILKRLDVFTQQTKPLIDTYKQKGNLIEINANQDIEDVYLDIKNKLIESIQNDFN encoded by the coding sequence ATGATAAAAACATATAAAGATCTAAATTTAATATTTTTAGGAGCACCTGGTGCTGGAAAAGGTACTGTAGCAAATCAACTAGTATTAAATGATGAATTTATTCAAGTTTCAACTGGTGAGATACTAAGAGAAGAAATTAGAAATCAAACCAAACTTGGATTAGAAGCGCAAGCTATTATGAGTCGTGGTGATTATGTAAGCGATGATATCGTAAATGAAATTATTAAGGCAAAATTAAATAAACTAACATCTCTTAATAAACATTTCATTTTAGATGGTTATCCACGAACATTAGCACAAGTAAATTTTTTAGAATCACTTGAATTTACTAAAATAGATTATGTTATTTTATTAAATATTGAACAAGACGTGATTTTAGAGAGATTAACAAATCGAAGAATTTGTCAAAATTGTGGCGCAACATATCACTTAATTTCTAAAAAACCTCAGGTAGAAAATATATGTGATGAATGTAAAAATCCTTTAATACAAAGAAAAGATGATCAACCCGATGTTATTTTAAAAAGATTAGATGTCTTTACACAACAAACAAAACCATTGATTGATACCTATAAACAAAAAGGTAATTTGATTGAAATCAATGCAAATCAAGATATAGAAGATGTTTATTTAGATATTAAAAATAAACTAATAGAATCAATACAAAATGATTTTAATTAA
- the map gene encoding type I methionyl aminopeptidase — MILIKNPQEIKDIKKSCAILAEVKTILWNFIRPGVSLKEIDSIAFKEIKKRNAKPAFLGQYGFKHTLCISVNEELIHGIPSDRILKDGDLVKVDMGAIWNGMYSDSAFTKYVGDNPSVEDLNLIKVAKDAFMAGFKEVKVGKRIGDISHAIGKVIKEAGYYTPLEYTGHGIGRSLHEDPYVYNDGKKDTGPLIRNGMVICIEPMILQKTYKTKVLKDGWTVVSSSGLKSSHYEQTILIENDKAIILTGDNI; from the coding sequence ATGATTTTAATTAAAAACCCTCAAGAAATAAAAGACATCAAAAAATCTTGTGCTATCCTGGCAGAAGTAAAAACCATCTTATGAAACTTCATAAGACCAGGTGTTTCTTTAAAAGAAATAGATAGCATCGCTTTTAAAGAAATTAAGAAAAGAAATGCAAAGCCTGCTTTTTTAGGACAATATGGATTTAAACATACTTTATGTATTAGTGTAAATGAAGAATTAATCCATGGAATTCCTAGTGATAGAATCTTAAAAGATGGTGATTTAGTAAAAGTTGATATGGGTGCAATTTGAAATGGAATGTATTCAGATAGTGCTTTTACTAAATATGTAGGAGATAATCCTAGTGTAGAAGATTTAAATTTAATAAAAGTGGCAAAAGATGCTTTTATGGCCGGATTTAAAGAGGTTAAAGTCGGCAAAAGAATAGGTGATATAAGTCATGCAATTGGTAAGGTAATCAAAGAAGCAGGATATTATACACCTTTAGAATATACAGGTCATGGCATTGGTCGTTCTTTACATGAAGATCCTTATGTATATAATGACGGAAAAAAAGATACCGGACCTTTAATAAGAAATGGTATGGTAATTTGTATTGAACCAATGATTTTACAAAAAACCTACAAAACAAAAGTTTTAAAAGATGGCTGAACAGTAGTAAGTTCATCAGGATTGAAATCCAGCCATTATGAACAAACAATTCTTATTGAAAATGATAAAGCAATCATTTTAACAGGAGATAATATTTAA
- the infA gene encoding translation initiation factor IF-1, whose amino-acid sequence MAKDAIKMTGKVTKVHSTKNFIVQLENGIEIQATTSGKMALHNIRIINGDTVDVEMSPYDLSKGRIVYRHK is encoded by the coding sequence ATGGCAAAAGATGCAATCAAAATGACAGGTAAAGTAACTAAAGTTCATTCAACAAAAAATTTCATTGTACAACTTGAAAACGGAATTGAAATCCAAGCAACAACAAGTGGTAAAATGGCGCTTCACAACATCAGAATAATTAATGGTGATACTGTGGATGTTGAAATGAGTCCTTATGATTTATCAAAAGGAAGAATAGTTTATCGTCATAAATAA